A single region of the Variovorax paradoxus genome encodes:
- a CDS encoding histone deacetylase family protein, with the protein MGKTGYFTHRDCWKHDMGRGHPECPERLDAIEDRLLLTGVGDALEHRDVPLATLAQITRAHSEAHLEYLEELHQRLVADEPAGGPAHAMLDPDTILNRYTLLAARRAAGAAVAATDAVIAGEVDNAFCSVRPPGHHACREQAMGFCFLNNVAIAARHALEVHGLERVAVIDFDVHHGNGTENILSNDPRVLMVGFFQHPFYPYSGTDHPASNMLNLPIPAYTKGMDVRELIEAAWMPRLEEFGPEMIFVSAGFDAHREDDLGQLGLTENDFAWITSRIQDVAKRHSRGRIVSMLEGGYNLDALARSVEAHIRVLADL; encoded by the coding sequence ATGGGCAAGACCGGCTACTTCACACATCGCGATTGCTGGAAGCACGACATGGGACGGGGCCACCCCGAATGTCCCGAGCGGCTGGATGCCATCGAAGACAGGCTGTTGCTGACCGGCGTGGGCGACGCCCTCGAACATCGGGACGTGCCGCTGGCCACCCTTGCCCAGATCACGCGGGCGCACAGCGAAGCGCACCTCGAATACCTCGAAGAGCTCCATCAGCGCCTGGTGGCCGACGAGCCGGCCGGTGGGCCGGCCCACGCGATGCTCGACCCCGACACCATCCTGAACCGCTACACGCTGCTGGCCGCGCGCAGGGCCGCCGGAGCCGCGGTTGCCGCCACCGACGCGGTGATTGCCGGCGAGGTCGACAACGCCTTCTGCTCGGTCAGGCCGCCAGGGCATCATGCCTGCCGCGAACAGGCCATGGGTTTCTGCTTTCTGAACAACGTGGCCATTGCGGCGCGGCACGCGCTCGAGGTGCATGGCCTGGAGCGCGTGGCGGTGATCGATTTCGACGTGCACCACGGCAACGGCACCGAGAACATTCTTTCGAACGATCCGCGGGTGCTGATGGTCGGCTTTTTCCAGCATCCGTTCTATCCGTACAGCGGCACCGACCATCCGGCCTCGAACATGCTGAACTTGCCGATTCCGGCCTATACCAAGGGCATGGATGTGCGGGAGCTCATCGAGGCCGCCTGGATGCCCCGGCTCGAAGAGTTCGGGCCCGAGATGATCTTCGTGAGCGCGGGCTTCGACGCCCACCGCGAGGACGACCTGGGCCAGCTCGGGCTCACCGAGAACGACTTCGCGTGGATCACGAGCCGCATCCAGGACGTTGCCAAGCGCCATTCGCGCGGGCGCATCGTCTCGATGCTCGAGGGCGGCTACAACCTCGATGCGCTGGCGCGCAGCGTGGAAGCGCACATCCGCGTCCTGGCCGATCTGTAA
- a CDS encoding AAA family ATPase, with translation MDVAAKLATLLNQLNTVIVGKEAQVRDCVACLLAGGHLLIEDVPGVGKTTLAHALSHTFGLQFSRVQFTADLMPGDLSGVAIYDRGQQAFVFHPGPIFAQVLLADEINRASPKTQSALLEAMEEKQVTIEGETRPLPTPFFVIATQNPQDQLGTFALPESQLDRFLMRISLGYPDRAAERELLAGADRREMLATLPALLTAGELTALQQRVQQVHAAEPLLNYVQDLIAATRSGRWFLQGLSPRAGIAVLRAAKAQALLANRSYVAPDDVQSILPQTIAHRLTPVGDAGRGAVEQVRAMIADVPLP, from the coding sequence ATGGACGTTGCTGCGAAGCTTGCCACTTTGCTGAATCAGCTTAACACGGTGATCGTCGGCAAAGAGGCGCAAGTGCGCGACTGCGTGGCCTGCCTGCTGGCGGGCGGGCACCTGCTCATCGAGGATGTGCCGGGGGTCGGCAAGACCACCCTCGCCCATGCGCTCTCGCACACCTTCGGCCTGCAGTTCTCGCGCGTGCAGTTCACGGCCGACCTGATGCCGGGTGACCTGTCGGGCGTGGCCATCTACGACCGCGGGCAGCAGGCCTTCGTGTTCCATCCCGGCCCCATCTTCGCGCAGGTGCTGCTGGCGGACGAAATCAACCGTGCCAGCCCCAAGACCCAGAGCGCCCTGCTCGAGGCCATGGAAGAAAAGCAGGTCACCATCGAAGGAGAGACGCGGCCGCTGCCCACGCCCTTCTTCGTGATTGCCACGCAGAACCCGCAGGACCAGCTCGGCACCTTCGCCTTGCCCGAATCGCAGCTCGACCGGTTTCTCATGCGCATTTCGCTGGGCTACCCCGACCGCGCGGCCGAACGCGAACTGCTTGCGGGCGCCGACCGCCGCGAGATGCTGGCCACCCTGCCCGCGCTGCTGACCGCGGGCGAACTCACTGCGTTGCAGCAGCGCGTGCAGCAGGTGCATGCCGCCGAGCCGCTGCTGAACTACGTGCAAGACCTGATTGCCGCCACGCGTTCGGGCCGGTGGTTCTTGCAAGGCCTTTCGCCGCGCGCCGGCATTGCGGTGCTGCGCGCCGCCAAGGCGCAGGCGCTGCTGGCCAACCGCAGCTACGTCGCGCCCGACGACGTTCAATCGATCCTGCCGCAGACGATTGCGCACCGCCTCACGCCCGTGGGAGACGCCGGCCGCGGCGCCGTGGAGCAGGTGCGCGCAATGATCGCGGACGTGCCGCTGCCGTAA
- a CDS encoding DUF58 domain-containing protein produces the protein MIASLRSRIDGWFLSRRPPSDTLELTQRNVYIVPTRAGWTLAATLLVLLIASINYQLNLGYLLTFLLAGSVAVGMHVCHATLRGLAMHLTPPDAHYAGAAAVFRVVLHNTRRSVRYGIGMAVRGSGQWGWTDVPAEGTSTVEIAFKPERRGLHPVPPLTAETRFPLGTFRVWTVWRPAAQMLVYPTPEAHPPPLPPGEPFSGPAATSAALRSQSAGEYDGLRAYRRGDPLKLVVWKKAARAQATGSEELVSRDMQQTQREELWLDAQATSLVDPEARASRLCAWVLMADRLGVDYGIRIAGRVVQPSQGEAHRRACLEALALC, from the coding sequence ATGATCGCGTCGCTACGCTCGCGCATCGACGGCTGGTTCCTGTCGCGCCGGCCGCCTTCCGACACGCTGGAGCTCACGCAGCGCAACGTCTACATCGTGCCCACGCGCGCAGGCTGGACGCTGGCCGCCACACTGCTGGTGCTGCTGATTGCGTCGATCAACTACCAGCTCAACCTGGGCTACCTGCTGACCTTCCTGCTCGCGGGCAGCGTAGCCGTGGGCATGCACGTCTGCCATGCCACGCTGCGCGGGCTGGCCATGCACCTGACGCCGCCAGATGCGCACTACGCAGGCGCCGCCGCGGTTTTTCGGGTGGTGTTGCACAACACGCGGCGCAGCGTGCGCTACGGCATCGGCATGGCGGTGCGCGGCAGCGGCCAATGGGGCTGGACGGACGTGCCGGCAGAAGGAACCTCCACCGTCGAGATCGCCTTCAAGCCCGAAAGGCGCGGGCTTCATCCCGTGCCGCCGCTCACGGCCGAAACCCGTTTTCCGCTCGGAACATTCCGTGTCTGGACGGTGTGGCGGCCAGCCGCGCAGATGCTGGTCTACCCGACGCCTGAGGCGCATCCGCCGCCGCTGCCACCCGGCGAGCCCTTCTCCGGGCCGGCGGCCACATCGGCCGCCCTGCGCTCACAGTCGGCCGGTGAATATGACGGCCTGCGGGCCTACCGCCGCGGCGACCCGCTCAAGCTGGTGGTCTGGAAAAAGGCGGCCCGGGCGCAAGCCACGGGGTCTGAAGAACTCGTGAGCCGTGACATGCAGCAGACCCAGCGCGAGGAGCTGTGGCTCGACGCGCAAGCCACCAGCCTCGTCGACCCCGAGGCCCGCGCATCGCGGCTTTGCGCATGGGTGTTGATGGCGGACCGGCTGGGCGTGGACTACGGAATCCGGATTGCCGGACGGGTGGTGCAGCCCTCGCAGGGCGAAGCGCACCGCAGGGCCTGCCTGGAGGCCTTGGCACTATGTTGA
- a CDS encoding transglutaminaseTgpA domain-containing protein, translating to MNKFRREIAALPRDARDTLFLLSVIALIVLPQAENLPWWCTAITAMVLVWRGTLAIEARPLPSKWWRAGLLVLAVAATFATHRTLLGRDPGVTLVVVLLALKTLELRARRDAFVLFFLGFFAMLTNFFYSQSLMTAFTMLLALLGLLTALINAHMPVGKPPLMQAARTAGWMALLGAPIMLALFLLFPRFAPLWGTPSDAMAGRTGLSNTMRVGTIAELALDDSIAARIKFDNGRAPPQSQMYFRGPVLTQFDGREWTALPPWARGAQSAANLRTSGAPVRYEITLEPNHRPWLLTLDAAQSAPEAPGFEVTGTPDLQWIANRPVSDLVRYRAESYTQFLSGPTRQTGALRSYLALPPGLNPRTAALAAEMRAQPELANADTPAFVRAAMQRLRTGGYTYTLEPGVYGANTADEFWFDRKEGFCEHIASAFVVLMRGLGIPARIVTGYQGGELNSVDDYWILRQSDAHAWTEVWQEGMGWVRVDPTAAVSPGRVGQSQRLAPQPGLFAGAIGAMSPTLSQNVRAAWEAVNNSWNQWVLNYTQSRQLNLLKSIGFEAPSLEDLAYVLLYLLVGASLAGAAWTLWERSQHDPWLRLLGQARTRLAKAGLKMPETAPPRQMAAQAEARFGPAAGAVRDWLLKLEAQRYAKASPASLAALRSEFRRLNWPALNPRR from the coding sequence ATGAACAAGTTCAGGCGCGAAATCGCAGCGCTGCCAAGGGACGCCCGGGACACGCTGTTCCTGCTCTCGGTCATTGCGCTGATTGTCTTGCCGCAGGCCGAGAACCTGCCGTGGTGGTGCACCGCCATCACCGCAATGGTCCTGGTGTGGCGCGGCACGCTGGCCATCGAGGCCCGCCCCCTTCCAAGCAAATGGTGGCGCGCCGGCCTGCTGGTGCTGGCGGTAGCCGCCACTTTCGCCACCCACCGCACGCTGCTCGGCCGCGACCCGGGCGTGACGTTGGTCGTAGTCTTGCTGGCGCTCAAGACGCTGGAATTGCGCGCGCGACGAGACGCCTTCGTGCTGTTCTTCCTCGGCTTCTTCGCGATGCTGACGAACTTCTTCTACTCGCAGTCGCTGATGACGGCGTTCACCATGCTGCTCGCGCTGCTGGGCCTGTTGACCGCGCTGATCAACGCGCACATGCCGGTGGGCAAGCCGCCGCTCATGCAGGCCGCCCGCACCGCCGGTTGGATGGCCCTGCTGGGCGCGCCGATCATGCTCGCGCTGTTCCTGCTGTTCCCGCGCTTCGCGCCGCTGTGGGGTACGCCCAGCGACGCCATGGCCGGCCGCACGGGACTCTCGAACACCATGCGCGTGGGCACCATCGCCGAACTGGCGCTCGACGACAGCATTGCGGCGCGCATCAAATTCGATAACGGCCGAGCACCGCCGCAGAGCCAGATGTACTTCCGCGGCCCGGTGCTGACGCAGTTCGACGGGCGTGAATGGACTGCGCTGCCGCCGTGGGCGCGGGGCGCGCAATCGGCGGCCAACCTGCGCACCAGCGGCGCGCCGGTGCGCTACGAGATCACGCTCGAGCCCAACCATCGTCCCTGGCTGCTCACGCTCGATGCCGCGCAAAGCGCCCCCGAAGCGCCCGGCTTCGAAGTGACGGGCACGCCAGACTTGCAATGGATCGCCAACCGGCCGGTTTCCGACCTCGTGCGCTACCGCGCCGAGAGCTACACGCAGTTTCTGAGCGGCCCGACTCGACAGACCGGTGCACTTCGGTCTTACCTTGCCCTGCCGCCGGGTCTGAATCCGCGCACCGCCGCGCTCGCGGCGGAAATGCGCGCCCAGCCCGAGCTTGCCAATGCCGATACCCCGGCCTTCGTGCGCGCCGCGATGCAGCGGCTGCGCACCGGCGGCTACACCTACACGCTGGAGCCCGGCGTGTATGGCGCCAACACGGCCGACGAGTTCTGGTTCGATCGCAAGGAAGGCTTCTGCGAGCACATCGCCTCCGCGTTCGTGGTGCTGATGCGCGGGCTGGGTATTCCGGCGCGCATCGTGACCGGCTACCAGGGCGGTGAACTCAACAGCGTCGACGACTACTGGATCTTGCGCCAGAGCGATGCGCACGCGTGGACCGAGGTTTGGCAGGAAGGCATGGGCTGGGTACGCGTGGACCCCACCGCGGCCGTATCGCCGGGCCGGGTTGGCCAGTCCCAGCGGCTTGCGCCGCAGCCGGGCCTATTTGCCGGCGCCATCGGCGCGATGAGCCCCACGCTCTCGCAGAACGTGCGCGCCGCCTGGGAGGCCGTGAACAACAGCTGGAACCAATGGGTGCTCAACTACACCCAGAGCCGCCAGCTCAACCTGCTGAAGAGCATCGGCTTCGAAGCCCCCAGCCTCGAAGACCTGGCCTATGTGCTGCTGTACCTGCTGGTGGGCGCAAGCTTGGCCGGTGCGGCCTGGACGCTATGGGAGCGCAGCCAGCACGACCCGTGGCTGCGCCTGCTGGGGCAGGCACGCACGCGGCTCGCGAAAGCCGGGCTCAAGATGCCGGAAACGGCGCCACCGCGCCAGATGGCTGCCCAGGCCGAGGCGCGCTTCGGCCCCGCCGCAGGGGCGGTGCGCGACTGGCTGCTGAAGCTGGAAGCCCAGCGCTATGCCAAGGCCTCCCCTGCTTCGCTGGCGGCTCTACGCAGCGAGTTCCGCCGGCTGAACTGGCCGGCGTTGAATCCCCGGCGCTGA
- the mltB gene encoding lytic murein transglycosylase B, with translation MRSFLPAPFRAASIALLAACCAWSTGAQAQKTSGARSVKTVTGSTPYATREDAMRFADEVAERRGLDREWVRATIGSARFLPNVPRLMLPGPVGSVKNWQVYRSRFIDAMRIAAGVRFWRNNADTLARAEQVYGVPPEIIVGIVGVETIYGRNMGNFRVIDALATLSFDFPQAHPRAAEREAFFRGELESFLSTESRTSENPLVPVGSYAGAMGMPQFMPSSIAKYAVDFDGDNRIDLVDNTADVIGSVASYFKAFGWKPGMPAVYPVRFEEERLKKPLLLAPDILPTFSIDSFVAAGAVPEGDGLRHKGLLALIELQNGADAPPTYVAGTRNFYVITRYNWSSYYAMSVLDLGQEVKAAMEQ, from the coding sequence ATGCGATCTTTTCTTCCTGCGCCCTTCCGCGCCGCCTCTATCGCCCTCCTGGCCGCCTGCTGCGCGTGGTCTACGGGGGCGCAAGCCCAGAAAACGTCCGGCGCCCGCAGCGTGAAGACGGTGACCGGCAGCACGCCCTATGCCACGCGCGAGGACGCCATGCGCTTCGCCGACGAGGTAGCCGAGCGCCGCGGGCTGGACCGCGAATGGGTGCGAGCCACCATCGGCAGCGCGCGCTTCCTGCCGAATGTGCCGCGCCTGATGCTGCCCGGCCCGGTGGGTTCGGTAAAGAACTGGCAGGTCTATCGCAGCCGCTTCATCGATGCGATGCGCATCGCGGCGGGCGTGCGCTTCTGGCGCAACAACGCCGACACGCTCGCGCGGGCCGAGCAGGTGTACGGCGTGCCACCCGAAATCATCGTGGGCATCGTGGGCGTCGAGACCATCTATGGCCGCAACATGGGCAACTTTCGCGTGATCGATGCGCTGGCCACGCTGTCGTTCGACTTTCCGCAGGCGCACCCGCGCGCGGCGGAGCGCGAAGCCTTCTTCCGCGGCGAACTCGAAAGCTTTCTGAGCACCGAAAGCCGCACGTCCGAAAACCCGCTGGTGCCCGTGGGCAGCTATGCCGGTGCCATGGGCATGCCGCAGTTCATGCCGAGCAGCATCGCCAAGTACGCAGTCGACTTCGACGGCGACAACCGCATCGACCTGGTCGACAACACCGCCGATGTGATCGGCTCCGTGGCCAGCTACTTCAAGGCCTTCGGCTGGAAGCCGGGCATGCCGGCCGTCTACCCGGTGCGTTTCGAGGAAGAGCGCCTCAAGAAGCCGCTGCTCCTGGCGCCGGACATCCTGCCGACCTTCAGCATCGACAGCTTCGTGGCGGCCGGCGCGGTACCCGAAGGCGATGGCCTGCGGCACAAGGGGCTGCTGGCGCTGATCGAACTGCAGAACGGTGCCGACGCACCGCCGACCTACGTGGCCGGCACGCGCAACTTCTACGTGATCACGCGCTACAACTGGAGCAGCTACTACGCAATGTCGGTGCTCGACCTCGGCCAGGAGGTCAAGGCCGCCATGGAGCAATGA
- a CDS encoding HD domain-containing protein — MTPEALLANWNAAWHALGVASADEALCIELQRRYCEPQRRYHTMQHLGECLAWFEQQKDLAERPGEVALALWFHDAIYDVHAHDNEARSADWARSAMLEQGAPKEAAERVHALVMATRHNAVPEGRDAELLIDIDLSILGAERARFDEYERQVHAEYAFVPDEIRRPRRREILQRFLEREAIYTTPQMHALLEARARANLARSIAAAA; from the coding sequence ATGACGCCCGAGGCGCTGCTGGCCAACTGGAACGCCGCCTGGCATGCGCTGGGCGTGGCCAGCGCCGACGAAGCGCTGTGCATCGAACTGCAGCGCCGCTACTGCGAACCGCAGCGCCGCTATCACACCATGCAGCACCTGGGCGAATGCCTCGCGTGGTTCGAGCAACAGAAAGATCTGGCCGAGCGCCCCGGCGAAGTGGCGCTTGCGCTGTGGTTTCACGACGCCATCTACGACGTGCATGCGCACGACAACGAGGCTCGCAGTGCCGATTGGGCACGAAGCGCAATGCTCGAGCAGGGAGCGCCGAAAGAAGCGGCTGAGCGCGTGCATGCACTGGTCATGGCCACCCGGCACAACGCCGTGCCCGAGGGCCGCGACGCCGAACTGCTGATCGACATCGACCTGTCGATCCTCGGCGCCGAGCGCGCGCGGTTTGACGAATACGAACGGCAGGTACATGCCGAATACGCCTTTGTGCCCGACGAAATCCGCCGGCCGCGTCGCCGCGAAATTCTGCAGCGCTTCCTGGAGCGAGAGGCGATCTACACCACGCCGCAAATGCATGCGCTGCTCGAGGCGCGAGCGCGTGCCAACCTCGCCCGGTCGATCGCGGCAGCGGCTTGA
- a CDS encoding beta-ketoacyl synthase N-terminal-like domain-containing protein, whose amino-acid sequence MTTGGVYLAGMGLACALGNDLSSSVAALARGGVPPTMVAVSEGVQWPVYTLPPQDGSWIERLERIVRSVSAQAGEGAGRSCPLFVASSSLDIGHMEHETQDLRLGGDLQDFAGLVAGALDWQGPVFTISTACTSAINAVLASCDLIRSGEAEEALVIGAELGNRFTVAGFGAMQLLSPASARPFGAGRNGLVLGEAVAALRLSSHPGRWRIAGGSNVVDGRNPSGTEASAVIAMCHEALAQSGLGVHDIDLVKVQAAGSPVNDAIEAEALKQVFFDALPPLVSLKSLIGHTLGASGAAELALLLGCIEAGAWPAVGYAVEDELGIALSTQAPARLRNMLLNVVGFGGGHTSLVLQDCTA is encoded by the coding sequence ATGACGACTGGGGGCGTGTACCTTGCCGGCATGGGCTTGGCCTGCGCGCTCGGCAACGATCTTTCATCTTCCGTCGCCGCACTTGCGCGCGGCGGCGTACCGCCCACGATGGTCGCCGTCTCTGAAGGCGTGCAGTGGCCCGTCTACACGCTGCCGCCGCAGGATGGCAGCTGGATCGAGCGACTGGAACGCATCGTCCGTAGCGTGTCGGCGCAGGCGGGTGAAGGCGCGGGGCGTTCATGCCCGCTCTTCGTTGCGTCCTCTTCCCTGGACATCGGCCATATGGAGCACGAAACGCAAGACCTGCGCCTGGGTGGCGATCTCCAGGACTTTGCCGGGCTCGTGGCCGGTGCGCTCGATTGGCAGGGGCCGGTGTTCACCATCTCGACGGCCTGCACCTCGGCGATCAATGCCGTGCTCGCAAGCTGCGATCTGATTCGAAGCGGCGAAGCCGAAGAGGCGCTGGTGATCGGCGCCGAACTCGGCAACCGCTTCACCGTGGCGGGCTTCGGCGCCATGCAGCTGCTGTCGCCCGCAAGCGCGCGGCCTTTCGGCGCCGGGCGCAACGGGCTGGTGCTCGGTGAGGCGGTGGCCGCATTGCGCCTCAGCTCGCACCCTGGGCGCTGGCGGATTGCGGGTGGTTCCAACGTGGTCGACGGGCGCAATCCTTCGGGTACCGAAGCCAGCGCGGTGATCGCCATGTGCCACGAAGCATTGGCGCAGAGCGGCCTTGGCGTGCATGACATCGATCTGGTCAAGGTGCAGGCCGCGGGCAGCCCGGTCAACGATGCGATCGAGGCTGAGGCGCTGAAGCAGGTCTTCTTCGACGCGCTGCCGCCGCTGGTGTCGCTCAAGTCGCTGATCGGGCACACGCTGGGTGCCTCGGGCGCGGCTGAACTCGCCTTGCTGCTTGGCTGCATCGAAGCCGGTGCCTGGCCTGCCGTCGGCTATGCCGTCGAAGATGAGCTCGGCATTGCACTGAGCACACAGGCTCCGGCCAGGCTGCGCAACATGCTGCTCAACGTGGTGGGATTCGGCGGCGGGCATACGTCGCTGGTGCTGCAGGATTGCACGGCATGA
- a CDS encoding acyl carrier protein, whose amino-acid sequence MVLEAVEKEAPPGGLGDDEPLFGPEARLDLDSLDALQVSMTIQQRFGVRMPDSKETRRALTSIAHLASHLAQAGKA is encoded by the coding sequence ATGGTGCTCGAAGCTGTTGAAAAAGAGGCGCCTCCGGGCGGCCTTGGCGACGACGAGCCGCTGTTCGGCCCCGAAGCCCGGCTCGACCTCGACTCGCTCGACGCGCTGCAGGTGTCGATGACGATCCAGCAGCGCTTCGGCGTACGCATGCCCGACAGCAAGGAAACGCGCCGCGCACTCACCTCCATCGCACACCTGGCGAGCCACCTGGCGCAAGCGGGCAAGGCATGA
- a CDS encoding ABC transporter permease: MLFALIKKELLALVRDMHGLAALFLMPMVFIVLMSLTLKDIYRPPLAELSYAVDMRDTETPAQWLQQIWQRSHGAPEALGADWEARLRSGALKYVIVLEPGLSAELESAALSTKAHVRLLTEPGIDANLFNALRAELVGASGELKARLALAVPGTSGPPPGASIQALVNAERYSTAGPRPTSVQQNVPAWLVFGMFFVVASLSSLFVQERSSGALGRLRSLGVSRFMLLMSKALPYLGVNALQAVLMLAAGIWLMPLIGGDALSLAGIDWGALVVALAAVSLAAVSLSLALACAVRSHAQAATIGPMVNVLMAAAGGIMVPKFVMPGFMQRLVEISPMNWGLEALLTVLLRGGGVADTLPQIGRLVLFAAAMFLLAVFLFRRPAS, translated from the coding sequence ATGCTCTTCGCACTCATCAAGAAGGAACTGCTGGCCCTCGTGCGCGACATGCACGGGCTGGCCGCATTGTTCCTCATGCCGATGGTCTTCATCGTGCTGATGTCGCTCACGCTCAAGGACATCTACCGCCCACCGCTCGCCGAGCTCAGCTATGCCGTGGACATGCGCGACACCGAAACGCCGGCGCAATGGCTGCAGCAGATCTGGCAGCGCAGCCACGGTGCGCCTGAAGCGCTCGGTGCCGACTGGGAGGCACGGCTGCGCAGCGGCGCGCTCAAGTACGTCATCGTGCTGGAGCCGGGCCTCTCGGCCGAGCTCGAATCAGCCGCGCTCTCGACCAAGGCGCACGTCCGTTTGCTGACGGAGCCGGGCATCGACGCGAACCTGTTCAATGCCCTGCGTGCCGAACTCGTCGGCGCCTCCGGCGAACTGAAGGCCCGGCTGGCGCTTGCGGTGCCCGGCACCTCCGGCCCGCCGCCCGGCGCTTCGATCCAGGCGCTGGTGAATGCCGAGCGCTATTCCACCGCCGGGCCGCGACCCACGTCGGTGCAGCAGAACGTGCCGGCATGGCTGGTATTCGGCATGTTCTTCGTGGTGGCGTCGCTCTCCAGCCTGTTCGTGCAGGAGCGCAGCTCGGGCGCGCTGGGCCGGCTGCGCAGCCTGGGTGTGTCGCGCTTCATGTTGCTGATGTCCAAAGCCTTGCCTTACCTCGGCGTCAACGCGCTGCAGGCCGTGTTGATGCTTGCTGCCGGCATCTGGCTGATGCCCCTGATCGGCGGCGATGCGCTTTCGCTTGCGGGTATCGATTGGGGTGCGTTGGTGGTTGCGCTGGCGGCCGTGAGCCTGGCCGCGGTGAGCCTGTCGCTCGCGCTGGCCTGTGCCGTGCGCAGCCATGCGCAGGCCGCGACCATCGGCCCGATGGTCAACGTACTCATGGCTGCTGCCGGCGGCATCATGGTGCCGAAGTTCGTCATGCCGGGCTTCATGCAGCGGCTGGTCGAAATCTCTCCGATGAACTGGGGGCTGGAAGCTTTGCTCACCGTGCTGCTGCGCGGTGGCGGCGTGGCCGACACCCTGCCGCAGATCGGCCGGCTCGTGCTGTTTGCGGCCGCCATGTTCCTGCTCGCCGTCTTCTTGTTTCGCAGGCCTGCATCGTGA
- a CDS encoding ABC transporter ATP-binding protein, whose amino-acid sequence MLELKNLSYRYPHADAAALADVSLAVPRGSVMGLLGPNGAGKTTLISHLSGALAVQSGEIHIDGQPLQQVRAKAPTRIAVAPQDQAFYPMLTVAENLACFAAAGGLSGERKKTRIEACTRFSQLEQFAGVRAERLSGGLKRRLNLAIALLPEPELMLFDEPTVGVDPQSRAFILDAIKSLAQQGAAVIYASHYMEEIEAIADRVAILDRGHVLREGSLEELLSKSAMLLTLAADGLDEAMLSRFGTVEPGGVHWRVHLHEGTGPGPVLAALEAEGIEVRHAEFGRHDLEQLFMALTHRSLRD is encoded by the coding sequence ATGCTCGAACTGAAGAACCTCAGCTACCGTTATCCGCACGCCGATGCGGCCGCGTTGGCTGACGTCTCGCTCGCCGTCCCCAGAGGCTCCGTGATGGGCTTGCTCGGTCCTAACGGCGCAGGCAAGACCACGCTGATCTCCCACCTGTCGGGTGCGCTCGCAGTGCAGTCAGGCGAGATCCATATCGACGGCCAGCCACTGCAGCAGGTGCGAGCCAAGGCGCCCACCCGCATTGCGGTCGCTCCGCAGGACCAGGCCTTCTACCCCATGCTCACCGTGGCCGAGAACCTTGCGTGCTTTGCCGCGGCCGGGGGGCTCTCTGGCGAGCGCAAGAAGACGCGCATCGAAGCCTGCACCCGCTTTTCGCAGCTTGAACAGTTTGCGGGCGTGCGGGCCGAGCGGCTCTCGGGTGGCCTGAAACGCCGATTGAACCTTGCGATTGCGCTGTTGCCCGAACCTGAGCTGATGCTCTTCGACGAGCCAACCGTGGGCGTCGATCCGCAATCGCGTGCGTTCATCCTCGACGCGATCAAGAGCCTCGCGCAGCAGGGCGCCGCCGTGATCTATGCCTCGCACTACATGGAAGAAATCGAGGCCATCGCCGACCGCGTGGCCATTCTTGACCGTGGCCACGTGCTGCGCGAAGGCTCGCTTGAAGAGCTGCTGTCGAAGAGTGCAATGCTGCTGACACTGGCAGCCGATGGCCTCGACGAGGCCATGCTCTCGCGCTTTGGCACTGTGGAGCCGGGCGGTGTGCATTGGCGCGTGCACCTGCACGAAGGCACCGGTCCCGGCCCTGTGCTGGCGGCGCTGGAAGCCGAAGGCATCGAAGTGCGCCACGCGGAATTCGGCCGCCACGACCTGGAGCAGCTCTTCATGGCGCTCACCCACCGCTCGTTGCGCGACTGA